TTTTTCGGTGCATTTCCTCATTGAGATGCCACCCAAAGTTGTCCCACCACACCCCAGCAAGTTGGAAACTAGTTAATCCCGCAACACGGCGACGAAATCCGAAATTTTACTGCACTGGCGATTGTGTGTTTAGTTTTCTCGTCAtgaaaaaagctaaaaacCTGCATGCATAATGAAACGGACAATTTTACAGCAGCCGCTTGACACGACTGACTTGGCGCGAGGCCGATAGTCTTGCCGATCGCGGAAATGACGTCACCGGAAGAGAAGATGGTTAAAAAACATTCTTACAAGAGTACCATACGTAagagacttttcttttttctcgagaTAGTAGAATAGGgcgacaagagaaaaagaaaggtaggGCTGATAATATAGTATAACTGTGTATCCGGTTGAACGAACCGAGCCGATCGATAAGGCAACCAGTTTCTCTTTAGAGTGTCACAAAAACCGCAGATCTCATTTCGAGCAACAGATGAAGCGTTCAGCCTCGTTTACCCGATTAATTGACAATCAGCCGACCTCAATCTTGTCGGTgacaagacaaataaaataccTCCTAACtctgttttctccttttttttaaaaaataaaatagcggACATTGTTTGTTTAGGTTGTTCGTGATTGGTTTGTGTAAAGTAAGGTGGTGGTACCTTTTGGCACGCCGCACGGTGGTGGAGTACGTCCGGAGTCTAGAAAATCCAATGCGGGCTGTCTGGCTGGCGGGAACGTTAGAGCCACATGAGCCTGACTCACTCCACTCCAAACGGCCAGCAAGAGAAGAAGTAGTAACGGCCAAACGGCCGCAATTGAACGCCGTTTTGCATCCATTTCGTGAGCGAAATGGAAGACGAAAGTTTTTGTCTCGgcttattgttttcttttttcttttttaaaaactgctgTTGTCCTGGCTTTTTAAGAggatctgttaaaaaaaaagaataaaaataattatgaataatggcacaacaacaacaacaaaaaaaaatgtttggaaaatgATGAATGTCGTCCACGCTATCATTACACAATCTCACAGATTGGCAACTGGCCTAAATTGGATATTATCTAAATAACCAGAGCACGGGCGAAATAACGCACGTAGGGGGGTAGAGAGATGTTGgacctttctcttttcccgcCGGTCCAGAGACCCTAGCTTAAACACGCACACGAATTTCACACGAGCGTTAGTTTTTGAGCTCTCTCCGTCATCTCTTGTGCATTTATTATTCGAAAATATAAACCAgctttaatcattttttttctctcttggctTCTTCTGCTGGCCAAACCGACTGGCCATTCGTTAGTTCATCGAGATAACAAAGAAGGAAACTCTTTCATGATTCTCTGTTGTAGACTAGCAGTCGACTCTATACGTACGTCTATAGTATAAATAAAGATAAGATGGAGAGAGCTTGGTCATCCTTCTTTTCGTGTGTTGTGGaatagtttcctttttttgttttcacctGAGCCAATTCTGTCAGGGAGACATGAAATCGCTCCAGTTCCAGTCGATTTATACGTAATCAGACATGTTATTGTTGTATAACTCGGCCGTCACGATACAGACGATAGTCGCCGATGTCTAGCggataaaatagaaataaaacaagaaaagctaCAACCAAAAGCCACAGAATAatctataagaaaagaaatatcaaacTATTGAGGGGAAGGAGAGGGGGGTCTtatattttatacaaaaaggggaaagaaaattgtagGAAATGACCCTctaaagttcttcttcttcttcctcctttggTTTCCCCCCCGCACAAAACCCCCCCCTTCCATCCACCTTGGTCGCACCTTCCCTCCGGCTGGCCCACACGAAACATTCACCCTGGCTCCTGCTTGCTTGCTCCCATGTCTCGTGTTGTCTAGCCTCCTCCTATATACAGTCTACACAACAGCAAGTTTgatagcaataaaaaaaaaatggcaactcACCTGTGCTTAAAAGCACATAGTCCTCCTCTCTTCTATGAACTATCGACGCAAACGAATGGAAATGTTCGTTTTGTTTCCTCCTCTATAAATAGACGCTGATggaacagcacacacacacacaaggtcGCACTAGTCACTATTTCTGGCCAGGTGTTTAAACCAGTCAAATAATATCAAAACAGCTATCGATGTCCtacctttatttttaaaacttaggTAATAattctgattttaaaatttaaacagcACGATTTgtcaaaaatgttgaatgaGGAGTAGGATGTGGGCCAGCTGCAGCAGGTTGAATGCTATCGCTCGGTGGTTGGTGTCGCACTGAGAAACCGTTTGGCCGGATGGGGGCTCTTTCagtatattttcttcttcttcctcacgcccccttttttctctctctctctttttctcaatcccttctcttcttcttcttggtttggTAGCCTCCAGCTCTTTTCGAAAGAGTCGTGGGAGGGACAAACCCAGGTGTGTTTGGCGCTCTCTTATTACCTGGGCAAAGTCAACAGACACCGGAGCGACGCCTCATCGccaacaccatctagcggcgtGAATAATCAACCGAATTTGATCCATCAACAAGTCCGGTCGATCAGGGCGGAGGTTCTATGCGTCGCAAATGTGTCAGAATAATCAAATCCTGGTAGCAGCAGTCCCGCATATTTGATTTGACTCGTCCTGGCAACACAAAAGGGAACGGGAGTTTGTCCATAATTGATTGACGGGAGTGGGTGGGGGTTGGAGAAGAGTCGGGATTGGCACGGTCACGACACATTTGTCATCAGGAAAAATCGCGCAGGCGTCCGTCGGTTTTGGCCGCCCATCCCGGTGACGTCCTTTGGCCTCACGGTTGAACATTTCTCATAGCAGCGCGGCGAAACATCCGGAAACGGGCAGCAGAGCAAGGCACGGTGAGGTACGTACGTGAGTGTGTTcactgccgccgccgccgcggTCACCGGACTCGAGCCGCCCGGTATAATTGGCTCTCGGCTGTTATATTATTACCCAACGGTTTggacgataaaaaaaaaaacgaaatgaaacggaaaataaaaacatcaacACGTCCCAGAACTTATTTTCCCGATGTATATTTTGACTCTAACCGCAGCTAACGCTCACTTTTCAAATTCGATTGGATTTCATTGACTGTGTGAATCGCCCCTAGGTGCAACTTTTGTCTATACGACTGGAAGGTAATCGGGTGACCGCATCGGTCGTCTATGCGCGTGAAACAACGCGTGAaagatgacgacgaagaaatgatgaacgaacgaacgaacgaaagaagaagatggatgAGGCATTAGAAGGGTTCGTCTCGTCCAACTAATCATTCTCGCCATTTTAGACTCGGCTTGGCTTTGGATTGTTTTCGCAATTCATCGGAAGAGAGGCAGATTTTTCCTTGATGAGCAAattgggggaaaaagaaatggtggtACGCACGATCTTGTGGCGAAGGTTAAAAATCGTCTggctctgtttttttttctttcaagtaaCCAGTTCCAATCCGAACGACGTGATTCGAATCGttacgttattattattatagtagTTGTGTGTAGCATCAACTGGGAGATATCGAGTTCAAGGCTGTTTTACAATGTAGAGGGAGATAAGACTATACCATACCGGAATAATGGATGAGCTTTTCTCTAGCTGGAGGTTTCATCAGCACGGAAGCCAAAACCGGAACATCATCAGTGATGGATCGAGGTCGCAAGCCCATCGACCTTGGTcaaccaaaattgaaaaaatctcttttggaatttttcttttgactttttcattttgattcaagAAGACATCAAAATCCCCAGGTCTTTTCTTACATCGTATATATAGTCTCCCAGTATGGGCAATTCAAATTTGCATATCGTGTCGTGTCGTGCAGAAATAggttatttttacattttaaaacaaaaaaagagacggggGGGGGAGTATATCCTGCCCCCTCATTTCCAACTCGATCGTGAGTTTGTGACGTCTGGCACCGTGACAACacacccccctttttccccACCTGgctcaaatcaaataaaaaaggaactcTGTTGTTCCCTAGCTGCATTTTCAGAGAGAcgttgtttttccctttttgttttgttttgtgtgtgtgtagtttttgtctcttttggCTCTTGCGCTTTCTGCGGCCCCGCGTTGATGATGTCAGAGTTGACGGGGGGAAAAGACTCACAGTCGGGTCGGACTTGCGCTGGATGAGTCGTGCGTGACCGCGCTCTACAcaaccccccaccaccaccgtaCATACTACCCCGGTGTCTATAGTCTATGACTGTACTGCGCTGCTCGTGTGtgtgcctctctctctctacagtGGACTAACAGCATTGTTGATGTACTACGGCATCCGATATTTTCCATGTGACTATACACCATCAACACATCGGGGAGTTGATCGTTAGAATAGTTTTCCAGCCGCTGGAGATTAATTAGCGTGTCAAAATGAATCGCCCCGTGTTGTTTGTCTGAACTGAGGTGCATTCAGAAATAATTCAAGCCTCTCAAACAGTTGGAAATAAACAGAGCCAGTAGTAATCCGGCGTACACCAAGAAAAGGATGAACAGGTATCGAATTCTGGGAAGGATCGGCGATGGGGCTTACGGCTCAGTCGTTTTGGCCATCAAACTGGATTCCGGCGAGAAAGTGGCCATTAAAAAGTGAGTCGAGTTCAATAATGATATTGTCTTTAGCggtggttgttgttattaataACAGTTCAGCAGTGGCCGTGGAAGTTGTTGTAgatgtgtgttgttgttgctggtaaCGGAGATGTGTCTAATGGGCGTCTTAAGGCCACCTGTCGTGTGGATAGTCCACACAATAACAGTCTCCCCtatcatttcccccccccccctttgagttttgatcaaattgtttattattatcttcatttttctaatgATTATGATGTACAATTCGCAGAATGAAGCGAAAGTGCCATTCGTGGGAGGAGGCGATGAACCTTCGTGAAGTCAAGGTATGAAACTAACGCCATTATTATTCAATCTATCTGGAAAATCCCCCAATCTTCTCCTGGATTAGCATGGCGTCCCATACTGTTACACCTTTATTATATCTGAAGAAAACACAACATTCTTCTCTTGAAGTTGTGACAACAACAAGGGTGGACGGGGGTGGAGATGTGCGGGATTAGAGGGCACTGCCACATTTTCCGTGTCATTGTCGATTGTAATCTATTGATGTTGTTGATTCCCTCCAAATTTTTATGCTGGCTTCGGCTTCGACAGCGAAtgtgggttttgttttgtttacggTTGCCATGGAGACCTCCCCCCCGACCCACCACTCTACAACTTTGCAGTCCTTCCTGTCGATAACAGCGGgtggaagaataaaaatagggAGGGGGGCAGGTGATGGTGGTCCCTAAAAAAACCCGCTTCGTTCCACACGGGCTGATGCTTCTTGATgcattttataatttattagTATACATCTGTAGTATTAACGCATATCatgtgaaattcaaaatgtttgcGGAGAACCTTCAACGCGCCAAAATGTCGATCCATCAAGTAGATTTGAATAATGCAatgagttttgttttgtttcttttttcagtctCTGAAAAAGTTGAGTCATCAGAACGTGGTCAAACTCAAAGAAGTCATCCGGGAAAATGAAACgctctttttcgtctttgagCACATGAAGGAGAACCTCTACCAGCTCGTGAAAGAGCGTTACGAACGagggtaagtttttttttttttattatttgatcacGTATATGTACATGGTTCtaatgaattttgtttcgtttcgaTCTCATTTTCGTGTACGTACAAACAGGGAGAAGTCGCTACCGGAACCGGCGCTCAAGGAAATCGTGATCCAGATCCTGCAGGGCCTCGCTTACATGCACAAACACGGCTTCTTCCACCGTGATCTCAAGCCGGAGAACGTGCTCTGCAACGGGACAGAAATGGTCAAGCTCGGTGATTTCGGGTTGGCCAGGGAGATCCGGTCGAGGCCGCCTTTTACCGACTACGTCTCCACCAGATGGTACCGTTAAAAGACCAGCCAAGTCGATATAACGTTGGGCACTTGTTAGACTACCTGCTGATCTAatcagagaaacaaaaaataataaaactaaaacgAATTGCTGACAGGTACCGGGCTCCCGAAGTCCTGCTCCACTCGACAAACTACAACAGCGCCATCGATATGTGGGCCGTGGGCTGCATGATTCCCGAACTCTACACCTTCCGGCCTCTATTCCCCGGCTCCAGTGAGATTGACCAGCTTTTCAAAGTTTGCGCTCTCCTCGGAACACCCACAGAGGTATAAACGCTGACCAATcttgaaatgttgttgttgggagtTGGTTATTATTTGATGTGAATGGCGAACGGCTCTCAGTTGAACGACCGTGCCAGCAGCCACGGTATCGTGAATTTAACGGCTAAAGCGATTTTCATCTCGATGCAATTCGATCCGCAATGCAGAGTCAATGGCCCGATGGCTATCAACTAGCGTCCAAAATGCATTTCAAATTCCCGCAATTCAACAACTCGTCGCTCAACCAGCTGCTGATGCAAGCCAGTCCCGAGGCCGTCAAACTCGTCAATTTACTACTTCAGTGGAATCCGGCAAGGAGGCCGTCAGCCCAGCAAGCTCtcaagtaaaaacaaattgtcgaTAACACAAATTATATAGGTCAAAATCACAAGGAACAAATCAAGTTCCTAATGTGGAAATAATGGCGAAATTCTAATCAATTTCTTTCCAACAATCTTCCAGCCATTCGTTTTTCGCACGGTCGAGTCACAATTCGTCGGCCATGTCGTCCAGCAAAACCTGGTTAGGTGGGACCGGTCGGGTCCTGTCGACCTCGACAACATCGGGCGTCAAATTCCTGGGGCCGAACCGTTCCAGCAGCATGCAGCCTcacctgcagcagcagcagcaacactcGGTTATTCACCTGAAATTGTCTTCGGATGCTAGACTCTCTGAACAACGACAAGTCGTTCAATCGGAGCCGGCCCGGCCCAAGCCCCAATGGCCCGACGGTGACgacgacaagaagaaagaaaccaaTAAGCACCTGGAAGACGACGATGGCTTCGAAGACATTTTCCagtaatcctttttttttttttttaaataatcctTCCGTAATGGATCGATAAAagcaaatttatttgttctacTCATGTAGGGGATTATCCTTGGCCAACGATGTGAATTCTTTCGTTCAAAACGCGCCACAGCAGATATCTAGAGTGTACAACAGCCACAGTTCCCACCCGATCAAGTCCAAATACCCCGTCAGCGGAAAAATGTTGCCCGTCAGCTACACCAGTCCGGCCATGATTGCTAGCGCTCCGCCAGTTGTATCGGCCGCATCGACCCGCATGTCCGTCCCGACGTCGGGGGCCGTCACGGAGAGGATCCCGAGGCTCGTCAGCGGACGGACGGACTGGGCTGCCAAATACCTGAAGACCAGCACCAAGTATTCCAAATGAATATACCGGGCTTCACCACCACCATTAAatctaagaagaaaaacaaattatttgtattcAAGATCCCTAAACCCTATATTCGAATTTAACTCTGGTCAGAGTTTGTATCATATTTCTATTGAACGACGAAGTCGTTTTGTGTCACACATATATAAACAATTCATGAGAACTACGTGTTCAGTATGCgcaatcatttgaaaaaggaacaaTTTATTGTTATTCGACAACACTCAAGAAGAGTATCGACTTCTCATCTAAACGACACCATAAAAAGGTATTATTACGACCGGACAAGCCCATGACGGCCGGGGAACAACGTGATGATAATGGCGGTTTGAATTTCTTGTCATACCATTtctcagttttatttttattatttttgtgtgtagtTTAGAAGGCGACCAAACTCGCGTGTAGGTTCGTGATGTGTCGTTTTCGAGTTAATCGAGCTGGTAATATGCACCACTGCTGCGGCGGTGGTAAACCgcctcttttgaaaaatttaacctGGACACACGACTGACGGCGAGTCTAATAtacctttcccttttttcttttgttgaattttcctttttttattttcatttaaagtttCTGTGCCTTTTCGTTCAAGGTTTTTAGGTGAGGGGGTGGATGGCACACTCTTTTGAGGTATAATAGTCATTGACATCAGTCATCTGAGTTCGTGATAGCTCGTGCATGGtaatataataacaatcaCGTCAAACTGCGCTCATCTAAGATAAGActatctttttattctttccctttttttaccgAATGAATGCAAAGTATTTTCAGCCGCCGGAACGGTTACGTTTAAACAGTACAACGAAAGAATATTATCTAGCGATGACGCCATTATATAAACGGtacgtatttatttttagccCGTTCTTCTACATTActtttaacaataaaaataacaacagaGCAGAAAGAGAACCTAGCGGTCGTGAAAACCACATTCCTTGGAATAGGCTAACTTATTGAAAAGGATTCCGATACTCTTCACGTGCGGAACTTGAATTTAATTTCGGGTATCTGAATAACATATTAGAGCCGCCCCCCTTCTGGCGATTCCTTTTTCCGTTCCGACTCGGACACACTGCCATCGACACGGAAAAAGATCATCTCCATGGACGACGTCGTGGTCCCCTTTCCTCCTGCTTCTATTccggtttttcttattttatttttatactgtcgTCGCGGCGTTGATGCGTGCGAGATAGTGCCTTTCGTGTGCCGTGTTTAAAGGTAAtcactgaagaaaaaaaaaagttgatgccACCTCTGGCCcggtaaaaagggaaagaaacgGGACAAAAACGCACCATATTTTCAGGCCATTCGTTCGCTTAGGTATAGTGGTGATATAATATTGAAGATTGGCTCTGCGCCATCAGCAGAGCGACTGGTACACTCAAGTACCAAGTTCGTTTAGTCGCCCTATCTGGAATCGATTCCTCTATGGCGAATCAACCGAAAATGGCGAGCTGTCGTCGTGACGGCTAACGGGTCACGCAATATGCATTGTCTCACGGGACCGAGCTGATTCGTGTTTGCtgaatttcaaagaatttaaTGCGTTGATATTTTCCAGTTTTAATTATTCCGCTATCATCTTAGTATCTAGCGTAGATAAAATGCGACTATCACTGTCATTCAttgatttcccatttttccgaATGTCACGGGATTTGTGTCTAATCTGACAACAGCGCCCATGGAATTCGattagaaaaaggagaaaaccaaCGAGGACGGGCGAATTGAGTTGCTGTTTAGTCCTTTATCACTTTCAGAAGTCTTCAATAACATTCAAAATCGCAACTGACTCGTTGATTATATCGGATATTCAACTTAATTATGGCTCACAATTATGTGGTTACTGCCCATAAACAAACAGCAGTTACATCATGTGTTACTGGTTAGTAAATAAATTGTGTTGATAATGATCTAATGATGCCTGCTAACGTTTTTCCTACCGGTGGCGTGGCGGCTTGAATCGTATTTTTCGTTCCATCAAcgctcttttcattttcaatgcaGGGAATTTCACATCACCTAATGATCTTAACCTGATTGTGGCCAAAAATTACCGCCTTGAGATATATCTGGTGACACCAGAAGGTCTCAGGCCTCTGAAGGAAGTGGGCATTTACGGGAAAATAGCTGTGATGAAACTATACAAATCTGGggtaagaaatattttattttgagagGTTGTGCAAGTTGATAATTCTTAAGCATgttcaaatgaaataattgaGGCTGCATCTGAATGCTAGTTGTATGACCTGGGCAGATGTCTTTGTGTTTCTTTAGAGAacataattgaattttcttgatACAATGTGCCTTCTTTGCAGAATGACAAAAAGGACTCCCTGTTCATTTTAACTGCTCGGTACAATGCCATGATTTTGGAATGTTCTGGGGAAGGAGAGAACATGGAAATTATCACAAGAACACAAGGGAATGTAGCTGACAAAATTGGGAAACCTTCAGAAACAGGCATAATTGCTATTATAGATCCTGATTGCAGAGTCATTGGCCTTCGTTTGTATGATGGTTTGCTGAAGATCATTCCATTAG
The window above is part of the Daphnia pulex isolate KAP4 chromosome 3, ASM2113471v1 genome. Proteins encoded here:
- the LOC124191184 gene encoding serine/threonine-protein kinase ICK-like isoform X2, whose amino-acid sequence is MKRKCHSWEEAMNLREVKSLKKLSHQNVVKLKEVIRENETLFFVFEHMKENLYQLVKERYERGEKSLPEPALKEIVIQILQGLAYMHKHGFFHRDLKPENVLCNGTEMVKLGDFGLAREIRSRPPFTDYVSTRWYRAPEVLLHSTNYNSAIDMWAVGCMIPELYTFRPLFPGSSEIDQLFKVCALLGTPTESQWPDGYQLASKMHFKFPQFNNSSLNQLLMQASPEAVKLVNLLLQWNPARRPSAQQALNHSFFARSSHNSSAMSSSKTWLGGTGRVLSTSTTSGVKFLGPNRSSSMQPHLQQQQQHSVIHLKLSSDARLSEQRQVVQSEPARPKPQWPDGDDDKKKETNKHLEDDDGFEDIFQGLSLANDVNSFVQNAPQQISRVYNSHSSHPIKSKYPVSGKMLPVSYTSPAMIASAPPVVSAASTRMSVPTSGAVTERIPRLVSGRTDWAAKYLKTSTKYSK
- the LOC124191184 gene encoding serine/threonine-protein kinase dyf-5-like isoform X3 produces the protein MVFLLPYLQSSQLDDHVVIMAISRYESIRHNTSLKKLSHQNVVKLKEVIRENETLFFVFEHMKENLYQLVKERYERGEKSLPEPALKEIVIQILQGLAYMHKHGFFHRDLKPENVLCNGTEMVKLGDFGLAREIRSRPPFTDYVSTRWYRAPEVLLHSTNYNSAIDMWAVGCMIPELYTFRPLFPGSSEIDQLFKVCALLGTPTESQWPDGYQLASKMHFKFPQFNNSSLNQLLMQASPEAVKLVNLLLQWNPARRPSAQQALNHSFFARSSHNSSAMSSSKTWLGGTGRVLSTSTTSGVKFLGPNRSSSMQPHLQQQQQHSVIHLKLSSDARLSEQRQVVQSEPARPKPQWPDGDDDKKKETNKHLEDDDGFEDIFQGLSLANDVNSFVQNAPQQISRVYNSHSSHPIKSKYPVSGKMLPVSYTSPAMIASAPPVVSAASTRMSVPTSGAVTERIPRLVSGRTDWAAKYLKTSTKYSK
- the LOC124191184 gene encoding serine/threonine-protein kinase ICK-like isoform X1; the protein is MNRYRILGRIGDGAYGSVVLAIKLDSGEKVAIKKMKRKCHSWEEAMNLREVKSLKKLSHQNVVKLKEVIRENETLFFVFEHMKENLYQLVKERYERGEKSLPEPALKEIVIQILQGLAYMHKHGFFHRDLKPENVLCNGTEMVKLGDFGLAREIRSRPPFTDYVSTRWYRAPEVLLHSTNYNSAIDMWAVGCMIPELYTFRPLFPGSSEIDQLFKVCALLGTPTESQWPDGYQLASKMHFKFPQFNNSSLNQLLMQASPEAVKLVNLLLQWNPARRPSAQQALNHSFFARSSHNSSAMSSSKTWLGGTGRVLSTSTTSGVKFLGPNRSSSMQPHLQQQQQHSVIHLKLSSDARLSEQRQVVQSEPARPKPQWPDGDDDKKKETNKHLEDDDGFEDIFQGLSLANDVNSFVQNAPQQISRVYNSHSSHPIKSKYPVSGKMLPVSYTSPAMIASAPPVVSAASTRMSVPTSGAVTERIPRLVSGRTDWAAKYLKTSTKYSK